In Streptomyces sp. NBC_00433, a single genomic region encodes these proteins:
- a CDS encoding SDR family oxidoreductase yields the protein MGKLSGKTALVTGASRNMGRAMALRLAADGALVAVHYNSGKDEAEAVVETIRQAGGKAFAVGAELGVPGDVADLFAALEAGLSEHAGATTLNILVNNAGVLGGISPEETTSEQFDRIYAVNAKAPFFLIQRALQNMADGGRIVNISSGLTRTSNPDEIAYAMSKGAVEMLALHFAKHLGPRGITVNSVAPGITRNDNPVFSMPEVVTAMASMSAFNRVGEPEDVADVVAFLCSEDARWITGAFIDASGGTLL from the coding sequence ATGGGCAAGCTCTCGGGCAAGACCGCGCTCGTCACCGGCGCCAGCCGCAACATGGGCCGCGCCATGGCGCTGCGCCTGGCCGCCGACGGCGCGCTGGTCGCGGTGCACTACAACAGCGGCAAGGACGAGGCCGAAGCGGTCGTGGAGACGATCCGCCAGGCCGGCGGGAAGGCCTTCGCGGTGGGCGCCGAACTCGGCGTGCCCGGCGACGTCGCCGACCTGTTCGCCGCCCTGGAGGCGGGGCTGAGCGAGCACGCCGGGGCCACCACGCTGAACATCCTGGTCAACAACGCCGGCGTGCTGGGCGGGATCTCCCCGGAGGAGACCACCTCCGAGCAGTTCGACCGGATCTACGCGGTCAACGCCAAGGCGCCGTTCTTCCTGATCCAGCGGGCCCTGCAGAACATGGCCGACGGCGGCCGCATCGTCAACATCTCCTCCGGCCTGACCCGCACCTCCAACCCCGACGAGATCGCCTACGCGATGTCCAAGGGCGCGGTGGAGATGCTCGCGCTGCACTTCGCCAAGCACCTCGGCCCGCGCGGGATCACCGTCAACAGCGTCGCCCCGGGCATCACCCGCAACGACAACCCGGTCTTCTCCATGCCCGAGGTCGTCACCGCGATGGCCTCGATGTCGGCGTTCAACCGGGTCGGCGAACCCGAGGACGTCGCCGACGTGGTGGCGTTCCTGTGCTCCGAGGACGCCCGGTGGATCACCGGCGCGTTCATCGACGCCAGCGGCGGCACCCTGCTGTGA
- a CDS encoding MFS transporter: MKTAKYPAAGPAARPPAGDPAPRWGLLAVLAGNMLIDSLEVSATLVALPAVGAGFHLAPSTAQWAMTAFAIGFGGLMLFGARVVAIHGARRAYLLALLAFAAASLLAGVTGSFAVLVACRVVKGFCAALTAPTGLAIILNTFPEGPPRSRAISVYTVFGAGGFTGGLLLSGLLTDISWRWTFAAPAPAALLLFLLGLRMIPAAAPAAGPRRRYDLAGAATATGALVCLDLAIASSAGHGVSSVRVWGGLAGFAALGALFAAVERAAADPLLRLPPRTGRAGMLRSALGAGSLNGSYLALLVVITFQFQTSQGWSPLRTALAILPASVPLALLALRSGRMIARFGTRRLIAYGALPPVAGYLLYVRLPAHPDYLTAVLPTMLLVGAGFVLSFAALNTQATADLPPAERGGAAALYQSAVQIAAVVAPAAAAALFQSGLADGPGHSSALRPAIWLVVGIGAVGMVAALTAPRRRPAPLPRPAQAGAGAKQP, translated from the coding sequence ATGAAGACCGCCAAGTACCCGGCCGCCGGGCCCGCGGCCCGCCCGCCGGCCGGGGACCCCGCCCCGCGGTGGGGCCTGCTGGCCGTGCTGGCCGGCAACATGCTCATCGACTCCCTGGAGGTCTCGGCGACGCTCGTCGCGCTGCCGGCGGTGGGGGCCGGCTTCCACCTCGCCCCGAGCACCGCCCAGTGGGCGATGACCGCCTTCGCGATCGGCTTCGGCGGCCTGATGCTCTTCGGCGCCCGGGTGGTGGCCATCCACGGCGCACGCCGCGCGTACCTGCTGGCCCTGCTGGCCTTCGCGGCCGCCTCGCTGCTGGCCGGTGTGACCGGGAGCTTCGCGGTCCTGGTGGCCTGCCGGGTCGTCAAGGGCTTCTGCGCGGCACTGACCGCGCCGACCGGCCTCGCGATCATCCTCAACACCTTCCCCGAGGGACCCCCGCGCAGCAGGGCGATCTCGGTGTACACCGTCTTCGGCGCCGGCGGGTTCACCGGCGGGCTGCTGCTGTCCGGCCTGCTGACCGACATCAGCTGGCGGTGGACGTTCGCCGCCCCGGCGCCCGCGGCACTGCTGCTGTTCCTGCTGGGACTGCGCATGATCCCGGCCGCCGCCCCGGCCGCGGGCCCGCGCCGCCGCTACGACCTGGCCGGCGCGGCCACCGCGACAGGGGCACTGGTCTGCCTGGACCTGGCGATCGCCTCGTCGGCCGGCCACGGCGTCTCCAGCGTGCGCGTCTGGGGCGGCCTTGCCGGCTTCGCCGCCCTGGGCGCACTGTTCGCCGCCGTCGAGCGCGCCGCGGCCGACCCGCTGCTGCGCCTGCCCCCGCGCACCGGCAGGGCCGGCATGCTGCGCTCGGCACTGGGCGCGGGATCACTGAACGGCTCCTACCTGGCGCTGCTGGTCGTCATCACCTTCCAGTTCCAGACCAGCCAGGGCTGGTCGCCGCTGAGGACGGCGCTGGCGATCCTGCCGGCCAGCGTCCCGCTGGCCCTGCTCGCCCTGCGCTCCGGGCGGATGATCGCCCGCTTCGGGACCAGGCGGCTGATCGCCTACGGCGCCCTGCCACCGGTGGCGGGCTACCTGCTCTACGTGCGGCTGCCGGCGCACCCGGACTACCTCACCGCGGTACTGCCGACGATGCTGCTGGTCGGCGCCGGCTTCGTCCTGTCCTTCGCGGCGCTGAACACCCAGGCCACCGCCGACCTGCCGCCGGCCGAACGCGGCGGGGCCGCGGCCCTCTACCAGAGCGCCGTGCAGATCGCCGCGGTGGTCGCCCCCGCCGCGGCCGCGGCACTGTTCCAGTCCGGCCTGGCCGACGGCCCCGGGCACAGCTCCGCACTGCGGCCGGCGATATGGCTGGTGGTCGGGATCGGGGCGGTCGGGATGGTGGCGGCACTGACCGCACCGCGCCGCCGCCCCGCCCCGCTGCCGCGCCCCGCCCAGGCAGGAGCCGGCGCCAAGCAGCCCTGA
- a CDS encoding acyl-CoA carboxylase subunit beta produces the protein MIKERARAGTGAAATERQHARGKLTPHERIGLLLDPGSFTEVEGLRRHRATGFGLEAKRYHGDGVVTGWGTVEGRTVFVYAHDFRIFGGALGEAHAAKIHKIMDMALAAGAPIVSLNDGAGARIQEGVSALAGYGGIFQRNTRASGVIPQISVMLGPCAGGAAYSPALTDFVFMVRGTSQMFITGPDVVRAVTGEEITQDGLGGADVHSAVSGVSHFVYDDEATCLQDVRHLLSYLPSNNRQLPPGAPTDDPAERANPALLDLVPADPARVYDIHHVLEELADDGEFFEVHTAWAPNVVCALARLGGEVAGVVASQPAASAGVLDIDASEKAARFVQFCDAFNIALVTLVDVPGFLPGVDQEHHGIIRRGAKLLYAYCNATVPRISLVLRKAYGGAYIVMDSRSIGTDLALAWPTNEIAVMGAEGAANVIFRREISAAPDPEAARQYRIKEYKAELMHPYYAAERGLVDDVIDPADTRKVLIRALAMLRGKHAELPHRKHGNPPQ, from the coding sequence ATGATCAAGGAGCGGGCCCGCGCCGGGACCGGCGCCGCGGCCACCGAGCGCCAGCACGCCCGCGGCAAGCTCACCCCCCACGAGCGCATCGGCCTGCTGCTCGACCCGGGCTCGTTCACCGAGGTCGAAGGACTGCGCCGGCACCGCGCGACCGGATTCGGCCTGGAGGCCAAGCGGTACCACGGCGACGGCGTCGTCACCGGCTGGGGCACCGTCGAGGGCCGCACCGTGTTCGTCTACGCCCACGACTTCCGGATCTTCGGCGGCGCCCTCGGCGAGGCCCACGCCGCGAAGATCCACAAGATCATGGACATGGCCCTGGCGGCCGGCGCGCCGATCGTCTCGCTCAACGACGGCGCCGGCGCCCGCATCCAGGAAGGCGTCTCGGCGCTCGCCGGCTACGGCGGGATCTTCCAGCGCAACACCCGCGCCTCCGGCGTCATCCCGCAGATCAGCGTGATGCTCGGCCCGTGCGCGGGCGGCGCGGCCTACTCGCCGGCGCTGACGGACTTCGTGTTCATGGTCCGCGGGACCTCCCAGATGTTCATCACCGGCCCCGACGTGGTCCGCGCGGTCACCGGCGAGGAGATCACCCAGGACGGCCTGGGCGGCGCCGACGTGCACTCCGCCGTCTCGGGCGTGTCGCACTTCGTCTACGACGACGAGGCCACCTGCCTGCAGGACGTGCGCCACCTGCTGTCCTACCTGCCCTCCAACAACCGGCAGCTGCCCCCCGGCGCGCCCACCGACGACCCGGCAGAGCGCGCCAACCCCGCCCTGCTGGACCTGGTGCCGGCCGACCCCGCCCGGGTCTACGACATCCACCACGTCCTGGAAGAGCTCGCCGACGACGGCGAGTTCTTCGAGGTGCACACCGCCTGGGCGCCGAACGTGGTGTGCGCACTGGCACGCCTGGGCGGCGAGGTCGCCGGCGTGGTCGCCAGCCAGCCCGCCGCCTCGGCCGGCGTGCTGGACATAGACGCCAGCGAGAAGGCGGCACGCTTCGTGCAGTTCTGCGACGCCTTCAACATCGCGCTGGTCACCCTGGTCGACGTGCCCGGCTTCCTGCCGGGAGTCGACCAGGAGCACCACGGCATCATCCGCCGCGGCGCGAAACTGCTCTACGCGTACTGCAACGCCACCGTGCCGCGGATCTCACTGGTGCTCCGCAAGGCCTACGGCGGGGCCTACATCGTCATGGACTCCCGCTCGATCGGCACCGACCTGGCGCTGGCCTGGCCCACCAACGAGATCGCCGTGATGGGCGCCGAGGGCGCCGCGAACGTCATCTTCCGCCGGGAGATCAGCGCCGCCCCGGACCCCGAGGCAGCCCGCCAGTACCGGATCAAGGAGTACAAGGCCGAGCTGATGCACCCCTACTACGCCGCCGAGCGCGGCCTGGTGGACGACGTCATCGACCCGGCCGACACCCGCAAGGTCCTGATCCGCGCACTGGCGATGCTGCGCGGCAAACACGCCGAGCTGCCCCACCGCAAGCACGGCAACCCCCCGCAGTAG
- a CDS encoding acyltransferase — translation MVTQAPPQQPTPSLPQTSRPAPRNRLHSLTGMRAVAAAMVFVFHTTQPQISPFTGATAGRAARWFTCFGPIGVSFFFILSGFVLTWAARKGDTPGRFYRRRLVRIYPNHVVTFAAAMVLFASVGFMTGTKATAPRLWLPNLLLLHAWTPHLDVQLGVNPPSWSLSCEALFYLCFPLLYALIRKIPPRALWAAAGITAGLVVAVPALVYALLPGVHGAAGPMGLPVTPDQMWLVYAFPPVRLLEFALGMLMARIVLTGRWIPVPTTAAALLAVGGFFLTFSLPFLYRFDAATVVPLALLIPAAAAAEGRGRRSIMSSRPMVRLGDLSFAFFMIHAVMLVTLTRLFAGHQRWSDGQAYGAIAAYATLCLAAAWVLNTFVERPMVRYFSQSRAARAERASA, via the coding sequence GTGGTCACACAGGCACCGCCTCAGCAACCCACGCCGTCGCTGCCGCAGACCTCCAGACCCGCACCCCGCAACCGCCTGCACTCCCTGACCGGGATGCGCGCGGTCGCCGCGGCGATGGTCTTCGTCTTCCACACCACCCAGCCGCAGATCAGCCCGTTCACCGGCGCCACCGCCGGGAGGGCGGCACGCTGGTTCACCTGCTTCGGCCCGATCGGGGTGTCGTTCTTCTTCATCCTCAGCGGCTTCGTCCTGACCTGGGCCGCCCGCAAGGGCGACACCCCCGGCCGGTTCTACCGCCGCCGCCTGGTACGCATCTACCCCAACCACGTCGTGACCTTCGCCGCGGCGATGGTGCTGTTCGCCTCGGTGGGCTTCATGACCGGCACCAAGGCCACCGCACCGCGGCTGTGGCTGCCCAACCTGCTGCTGCTGCACGCCTGGACACCGCACCTGGACGTCCAGCTGGGGGTGAACCCGCCGAGCTGGTCACTGTCCTGCGAGGCGCTGTTCTACCTGTGCTTCCCGCTGCTGTACGCCCTGATCCGCAAGATCCCCCCGCGCGCCCTGTGGGCCGCGGCCGGTATCACCGCGGGCCTGGTCGTGGCGGTCCCGGCACTGGTCTACGCCCTCCTGCCGGGAGTCCACGGCGCCGCAGGCCCCATGGGACTGCCGGTGACACCCGACCAGATGTGGCTGGTCTACGCCTTCCCGCCGGTCAGGCTGCTGGAGTTCGCCCTGGGCATGCTGATGGCCCGGATCGTGCTGACCGGCCGGTGGATCCCGGTCCCGACCACCGCCGCCGCGCTCCTGGCGGTCGGCGGGTTCTTCCTGACGTTCTCCCTGCCCTTCCTCTACCGTTTCGACGCGGCCACCGTGGTGCCGCTGGCCCTGCTGATCCCGGCGGCCGCAGCGGCGGAGGGCCGCGGCCGCCGATCGATCATGAGCAGCCGGCCCATGGTCCGCCTCGGCGACCTGTCCTTCGCGTTCTTCATGATCCACGCCGTCATGCTCGTCACCCTCACCCGCCTGTTCGCCGGCCACCAGCGGTGGTCCGACGGCCAGGCCTACGGGGCGATCGCCGCATACGCCACGCTGTGCCTGGCGGCGGCCTGGGTGCTGAACACCTTCGTGGAACGCCCGATGGTGCGGTACTTCAGCCAGTCGCGAGCCGCGCGAGCCGAGCGCGCCTCCGCCTGA
- a CDS encoding SRPBCC family protein, with translation MDEVSIWVGAAPEAVWAVVADPTRYGEWSPENQGGRWQSGAEPGPGAVFKGTNKRGVVRWTTTCTVLEYDAPKRFAFEVAESRMRWGYRLEPQAGGTLVTEWREHAGPLPIPARIITASRLLGRDREQLMVDGMQATLERVKRAVETDRR, from the coding sequence ATGGACGAGGTCAGCATCTGGGTGGGCGCCGCCCCGGAGGCGGTGTGGGCGGTCGTGGCCGACCCCACCCGCTACGGCGAGTGGAGCCCGGAGAACCAAGGCGGCCGCTGGCAGAGCGGGGCCGAGCCCGGACCCGGCGCGGTCTTCAAGGGCACCAACAAGCGCGGCGTCGTGCGCTGGACGACGACCTGCACGGTACTGGAGTACGACGCGCCCAAGCGCTTCGCCTTCGAGGTCGCCGAATCGCGGATGCGCTGGGGCTACCGCCTGGAGCCGCAGGCCGGCGGCACCCTGGTCACCGAGTGGCGCGAGCACGCCGGACCGCTGCCGATACCGGCGCGCATCATCACCGCCAGCAGGCTCCTGGGCAGGGACCGCGAGCAGCTGATGGTCGACGGCATGCAGGCCACACTGGAGCGCGTCAAACGCGCGGTCGAAACCGACCGGCGGTAA
- the pip gene encoding prolyl aminopeptidase, which yields MAGLYPPVEPYEHGVLDVGDGNRVYWEACGNPAGKPAVVLHGGPGSGAGAFWRRLFDPAAYRVVLFDQRGCGRSTPDAAQWGTSLAANTTAHLVADIELLRGHLGVGEWLVLGGSWGVTLALAYAERHPSRVSELVLFSVTSTTRREVEWITRDMGRVFPEQWARFRDAVPQAARGGDLAEAYAVMLADPDPRVRERAAAEWCRWEDVHVATHGGHRPDPRYLDPRFRLRFARLVTHYWRHAGFLGDGELLRGAGRLAGIPGVMVHGRMDISGPPDIAWQLAQVWADARLVLVDREGHGLSGDATRAAVLAATDAFRPAGASAG from the coding sequence ATGGCCGGGCTCTATCCCCCCGTCGAGCCGTACGAGCACGGGGTGCTCGACGTCGGCGACGGGAACCGCGTGTACTGGGAGGCCTGCGGGAATCCTGCGGGCAAGCCGGCGGTGGTCCTGCACGGCGGGCCCGGGTCGGGGGCGGGGGCGTTCTGGCGCCGGCTGTTCGACCCGGCGGCCTACCGTGTCGTGCTGTTCGACCAGCGCGGGTGCGGGCGCAGCACGCCGGACGCGGCGCAGTGGGGGACCTCGCTGGCGGCGAACACCACCGCGCACCTGGTCGCCGACATCGAGCTGCTGCGCGGGCACCTGGGCGTCGGCGAGTGGCTGGTGCTGGGGGGCTCCTGGGGGGTGACGCTGGCGCTGGCCTATGCCGAGCGGCATCCCTCGCGCGTCTCGGAGCTGGTGCTCTTCAGCGTCACCAGCACCACCCGCCGCGAGGTGGAGTGGATCACGCGGGACATGGGGCGGGTCTTCCCCGAGCAGTGGGCCCGCTTCCGCGACGCGGTGCCGCAGGCGGCGCGCGGGGGCGACCTGGCCGAGGCGTACGCGGTGATGCTCGCCGACCCCGATCCGCGGGTGCGCGAGCGGGCGGCGGCCGAGTGGTGCCGGTGGGAGGACGTGCACGTGGCCACCCACGGCGGCCACCGGCCCGATCCCCGCTACCTCGACCCGCGCTTCCGGCTGCGCTTCGCCCGCCTGGTCACGCACTACTGGCGGCACGCCGGCTTCCTCGGCGACGGGGAGCTGCTGCGCGGTGCGGGAAGGCTCGCCGGGATCCCCGGGGTGATGGTCCACGGGCGGATGGACATCAGCGGGCCGCCGGACATCGCCTGGCAGCTGGCGCAGGTGTGGGCCGACGCGCGCCTGGTGCTGGTCGACCGCGAGGGGCACGGGCTGTCGGGGGACGCCACCAGGGCCGCCGTGCTGGCGGCCACCGACGCCTTCCGCCCCGCCGGGGCGAGCGCCGGCTGA
- a CDS encoding MarR family transcriptional regulator — translation MRNPPDPAAVGTLLRHVLELLDGDVAGVYREQGLPDYRPRFSPVVRALLAHGPLPVRDLAAALGVTHSAASQTAAQMARAGLVTHTADPRDARRRLVELTDRAHALLPRIQAEWNATAAAMRELDAELPMPLADLLTQVSRAIERRPFGLRIADARQR, via the coding sequence GTGAGGAACCCCCCCGACCCGGCGGCCGTCGGCACCCTGCTGCGCCACGTCCTGGAACTGCTCGACGGCGACGTGGCCGGGGTCTACCGGGAGCAGGGCCTGCCCGACTACCGGCCCCGCTTCTCCCCGGTCGTCCGCGCCCTGCTGGCCCACGGCCCGCTGCCGGTCCGCGACCTGGCCGCCGCACTGGGCGTCACCCACTCCGCCGCCAGCCAGACCGCCGCCCAGATGGCCCGCGCGGGCCTGGTCACCCACACCGCCGACCCCCGTGACGCCCGCCGCCGCCTGGTCGAGCTGACCGACAGGGCCCACGCCCTGCTGCCCCGGATCCAGGCCGAGTGGAACGCGACAGCGGCGGCGATGAGGGAACTCGACGCGGAGCTGCCGATGCCGCTGGCCGACCTGCTGACCCAGGTGTCCCGGGCGATCGAACGCCGCCCGTTCGGCCTGCGCATCGCGGACGCCCGCCAGCGGTAG
- a CDS encoding lamin tail domain-containing protein, whose translation MSRIAFRLTATALVAGSALAAAALPAAAADHGRRHEQRPQVVLGEVQHAAPGRSHRSPNEQWVTVTNTSGRPVSLDRWTLSDSDHHTYWFGHVTLRGHQSVRVHAGNGRDTGRDLYQGSRIAVWDASDTATLRDSRGHVVDTESWGRRHHHHR comes from the coding sequence GTGTCCCGTATCGCCTTCCGCTTGACCGCGACCGCCCTGGTGGCCGGCTCCGCCCTCGCCGCCGCGGCCCTGCCCGCGGCGGCCGCCGACCACGGCCGGCGTCACGAGCAGCGCCCGCAGGTGGTCCTCGGCGAGGTCCAGCACGCGGCCCCGGGCCGCTCCCACCGGTCGCCGAACGAGCAGTGGGTCACCGTCACCAACACCTCCGGCCGCCCGGTGAGCCTGGACCGCTGGACCCTCAGCGACTCCGACCACCACACCTACTGGTTCGGCCACGTCACGCTGCGCGGGCACCAGTCGGTGCGCGTCCACGCCGGCAACGGCCGCGACACCGGCCGCGACCTGTACCAGGGCAGCCGCATCGCGGTGTGGGACGCCTCCGACACCGCGACGCTGCGCGACAGCCGCGGACACGTCGTCGACACCGAGTCGTGGGGACGCCGCCACCACCACCACCGCTGA
- a CDS encoding DUF6479 family protein, with product MDTAVRQTTELASSGVVAWAVIFGIIIVGVLILAFWWGAKAVARRRGAGRAPQPRAGSWHEPQQSEVHHSARAARRRAK from the coding sequence ATGGACACAGCGGTGCGGCAGACCACCGAGCTGGCGTCTTCGGGCGTCGTGGCGTGGGCTGTGATCTTCGGCATCATCATCGTGGGGGTGCTGATACTCGCCTTCTGGTGGGGGGCCAAGGCGGTCGCGCGCCGGCGCGGGGCAGGGCGGGCGCCGCAGCCGCGCGCCGGGTCGTGGCACGAGCCGCAGCAGAGCGAGGTCCACCACTCCGCGCGGGCGGCACGCCGCCGGGCGAAGTGA
- a CDS encoding helix-turn-helix transcriptional regulator: MPTEDELFGAVDELLERVAAAEALPPPAERRRLREAAGLSQAQVAKAVDTRREAVGNWESGRTEPRPPQRAAYARLLEGLAARFPAPQAPAAPVPGPQPAAAVPQTPAVPAPPAPQAGPAPRRPQAAAPAPRRPAAGATPAAADPRFAHGPLGVLDGDGLLYCAGGLVLECPAATVPELVEWTLAQGRLGAVRLHPWGRDSDPLVVVTAAGAARLGLPEALEDRRALRLPEDHAAVRQIAKAKWQLTQRGFGPWARIYRPAQGRQRQCVQLAVLPWGALDSRAWAAADRLPPAELARVLSLYAARVLTPRGSTAVAGLELMTALRPPTRAVRDDTAGTWAPGPVPGSLTAAVDPAPPEAPDEHPVVAASFPRGQQRTQADVLDEEAFDWARDPQALTDAECAKQFAVGVDVNTAFLAAANRLPVGLSGPEHVKAPRFDKTVPGSWLVDLSGIGMDPRLPNPFTPHGHRPDGPAWYATPTVAYAAELIDTYGLPLAVAPIEAYVRRDAGPYLDPWYKHLSAAYKQTMADLGVTADLSAGQFLAAMAAHRQADPGLAAVLSAIKSTVKGGIGKLRERPQGAAYRPGERWPALERPTWRPDIRAAVVAAARVNMHRKLLKVAAATGGMRPAARVGGVWTVLPGPGALTPIAVLSDCALYPSAGPSPLDVLPYDAAGKPAPGTFRLGVSPGMVKHEGTRPLYWAVELLEQETNPARHIKADEP; encoded by the coding sequence ATGCCCACGGAGGACGAGCTGTTCGGCGCGGTCGACGAGCTGCTGGAGCGGGTGGCCGCCGCGGAGGCCCTGCCGCCGCCGGCGGAGCGCAGGCGGCTGCGGGAGGCCGCCGGGCTGAGCCAGGCGCAGGTCGCCAAGGCGGTCGATACGCGCAGGGAGGCCGTGGGGAACTGGGAGTCCGGCCGTACGGAGCCGCGCCCGCCGCAGCGCGCCGCCTACGCCCGGCTCCTGGAGGGCCTGGCCGCACGCTTCCCCGCCCCGCAGGCCCCGGCCGCCCCGGTACCCGGACCGCAGCCGGCCGCCGCCGTACCGCAGACGCCCGCCGTCCCCGCACCCCCGGCGCCGCAGGCCGGGCCCGCGCCGCGGCGTCCGCAAGCCGCCGCGCCCGCGCCGCGCCGGCCTGCCGCCGGTGCAACCCCCGCCGCCGCGGATCCGCGGTTCGCGCACGGGCCGCTGGGCGTGCTGGACGGCGACGGCCTGCTGTACTGCGCGGGCGGCCTGGTGCTGGAGTGCCCGGCCGCGACGGTGCCGGAGCTGGTGGAGTGGACGCTCGCGCAGGGCAGGCTCGGGGCGGTGCGGCTTCACCCGTGGGGGAGGGACTCCGACCCGCTGGTCGTGGTGACGGCGGCCGGCGCGGCCCGGCTGGGGCTGCCGGAGGCTCTGGAGGACCGGCGTGCGCTGCGGCTGCCGGAGGACCACGCGGCCGTACGCCAGATCGCGAAGGCGAAGTGGCAGCTGACCCAGCGCGGCTTCGGCCCGTGGGCCCGGATCTACCGGCCCGCGCAGGGGCGGCAGCGGCAGTGCGTGCAGCTGGCCGTGCTGCCGTGGGGCGCCCTGGACTCCCGGGCCTGGGCGGCCGCCGACCGGCTGCCGCCGGCGGAGCTCGCCCGCGTGCTGTCCCTCTACGCCGCCCGGGTGCTGACCCCGCGCGGCTCCACCGCGGTGGCCGGGCTGGAGCTGATGACCGCGCTGCGCCCGCCCACCCGGGCGGTCAGGGACGATACGGCCGGCACCTGGGCCCCGGGGCCGGTGCCCGGCTCGCTGACCGCAGCGGTCGACCCGGCGCCGCCGGAGGCCCCGGACGAACACCCCGTGGTGGCCGCGTCGTTCCCGCGCGGGCAGCAGCGCACGCAGGCCGACGTCCTGGACGAGGAGGCGTTCGACTGGGCCCGCGACCCGCAGGCGCTCACCGACGCCGAGTGCGCGAAGCAGTTCGCGGTCGGCGTCGATGTGAACACCGCGTTCCTCGCGGCCGCGAACCGCCTGCCGGTCGGCCTGTCGGGGCCGGAGCACGTGAAGGCGCCGCGGTTCGACAAGACCGTCCCGGGGTCGTGGCTGGTGGACCTGTCCGGTATCGGCATGGACCCCCGGCTGCCCAACCCGTTCACCCCGCACGGCCACCGCCCCGACGGCCCGGCCTGGTACGCCACCCCGACCGTCGCCTACGCCGCCGAGCTGATCGACACCTACGGCCTGCCGCTGGCCGTCGCGCCGATCGAGGCGTACGTGCGCAGGGACGCGGGCCCCTACCTCGACCCCTGGTACAAGCACCTGTCCGCGGCGTACAAGCAGACGATGGCCGACCTGGGGGTGACCGCCGATCTGAGCGCGGGGCAGTTCCTCGCGGCGATGGCGGCCCACCGGCAGGCCGACCCCGGTCTTGCCGCGGTGCTCTCCGCGATCAAGTCGACGGTCAAGGGCGGCATCGGGAAGCTGCGCGAGCGCCCGCAGGGCGCCGCCTACCGGCCGGGGGAGCGGTGGCCGGCGCTGGAGCGCCCCACCTGGCGCCCCGACATCCGCGCGGCCGTCGTGGCCGCGGCCCGGGTGAACATGCACAGGAAGCTCCTCAAGGTCGCGGCCGCCACCGGCGGTATGCGCCCGGCGGCCCGGGTCGGCGGGGTGTGGACGGTGCTGCCCGGCCCGGGCGCGCTGACGCCGATCGCGGTGCTCTCGGACTGCGCGCTCTACCCGTCGGCGGGCCCGTCGCCGCTGGACGTGCTGCCCTACGACGCGGCGGGCAAGCCGGCCCCCGGCACCTTCCGCCTCGGCGTCTCGCCCGGCATGGTCAAGCACGAGGGCACGCGGCCGCTGTACTGGGCGGTGGAGCTGCTGGAGCAGGAGACCAACCCGGCCCGGCACATCAAGGCCGACGAGCCGTAG
- a CDS encoding helix-turn-helix domain-containing protein, translating to MGKLQDSLERASAAAATRPVPKSAQARMRFLLKQAKGSTRVVADRLGVSQRTVERYLKGTLRRPRKDLAARLEREVRRDWQPRVKARARRHAATSGGITVETRAQLGYTGAPGSSDQDRTRLLTQHLPPAYAARLFDAQAAGAGETDLQAIVAEGLRDLYFRDRGRRARSLEEVRINHIDYIEIGF from the coding sequence GTGGGCAAGCTGCAGGACAGCCTGGAGCGGGCGAGCGCGGCCGCCGCGACCCGCCCGGTGCCGAAGTCGGCGCAGGCGCGGATGCGGTTCCTGCTCAAGCAGGCCAAGGGCTCCACCCGGGTCGTGGCCGACCGCCTGGGGGTCTCCCAGCGCACGGTGGAGCGGTATCTCAAGGGCACGCTGCGCCGGCCCCGCAAGGACCTGGCCGCCCGCCTGGAGCGGGAGGTACGCCGCGACTGGCAGCCGCGGGTGAAGGCCCGCGCCCGCAGGCACGCCGCGACGTCGGGCGGCATCACGGTCGAGACGCGAGCGCAGCTCGGCTACACCGGCGCCCCCGGGTCGAGCGACCAGGACCGGACCCGGCTGCTGACCCAGCACCTCCCGCCGGCCTACGCCGCCCGCCTGTTCGACGCGCAGGCCGCCGGGGCGGGCGAGACCGACCTGCAGGCGATCGTCGCCGAGGGCCTGCGCGACCTCTACTTCCGCGACCGCGGCCGCCGCGCCCGCTCCCTGGAAGAGGTGCGGATCAACCACATCGACTACATCGAGATCGGCTTCTGA